A stretch of the Vagococcus xieshaowenii genome encodes the following:
- the glmM gene encoding phosphoglucosamine mutase: MGKYFGTDGVRGVANKELTPELAFKLGRCGGYVLVQHHTDETTRPKVLVARDTRISGEMLEQALMAGLMSVGIEVYQLGVVSTPAVAYLTRLQNADAGVMISASHNPAQDNGIKFFGPDGFKLADEEELEIEALLDQEVDTLPRPAAEGLGTLEDFPEGLIKYAQFLTKSIDGDLEGLTVCLDGANGATSPLVNRVFADLETEFYTMGTSPNGLNINDGVGSTHPEKLAAFVVEKGADVGLAFDGDGDRVIAVDELGNIVDGDQIMYICGKFMKEKGLLKDDTIVSTVMSNLGFHLAVEEAGMTALTTQVGDRYVVEEMRKNNYNFGGEQSGHIVFLDYNTTGDGLLSGIQLLHVMKETGKKLSELASEFTIYPQKLVNIRVTNKEEALSNVFINKVIDEVEAEMDGNGRVLVRPSGTEPLLRVMAEAPSIEKVEYYVNKIADVVKLEVGAE, from the coding sequence ATGGGGAAATATTTTGGAACAGATGGTGTTAGAGGCGTTGCTAATAAAGAGCTAACACCTGAATTAGCATTTAAATTAGGTCGATGTGGTGGTTATGTATTAGTTCAACATCACACAGATGAAACAACAAGACCAAAAGTTTTAGTTGCAAGAGACACACGTATTTCTGGAGAAATGTTAGAACAAGCGTTAATGGCTGGTTTAATGTCTGTAGGTATTGAAGTCTATCAACTAGGTGTTGTATCTACACCAGCAGTCGCTTACTTAACACGTTTACAAAATGCTGACGCAGGCGTAATGATTTCAGCTTCACATAATCCAGCACAAGATAATGGAATTAAATTTTTTGGACCAGATGGGTTTAAATTAGCCGATGAAGAAGAATTAGAAATCGAAGCGTTACTTGACCAAGAAGTTGATACGCTACCTCGTCCAGCAGCAGAAGGATTAGGAACATTAGAAGACTTCCCAGAAGGATTAATTAAGTACGCACAATTCTTAACAAAATCAATTGACGGTGATTTAGAAGGGTTAACGGTTTGTCTTGATGGCGCAAATGGTGCAACATCACCATTAGTAAACCGTGTATTTGCTGATTTGGAAACAGAATTTTACACAATGGGAACAAGTCCTAATGGTTTAAATATTAATGATGGTGTTGGTTCAACTCATCCTGAAAAATTAGCAGCATTCGTCGTTGAAAAAGGAGCAGACGTTGGTCTAGCTTTTGATGGTGACGGTGACCGAGTGATTGCGGTAGATGAATTAGGAAATATCGTTGATGGGGATCAAATCATGTATATCTGTGGTAAGTTCATGAAAGAAAAAGGCTTATTAAAAGATGATACGATTGTTTCAACTGTGATGAGTAACTTAGGTTTCCATTTAGCGGTTGAAGAAGCTGGTATGACGGCTTTAACGACACAAGTAGGTGATCGTTATGTAGTAGAAGAAATGCGTAAAAACAATTATAATTTCGGTGGCGAACAATCTGGTCATATTGTATTCCTAGATTACAATACAACAGGTGATGGCTTGCTTTCAGGTATACAATTGTTACATGTTATGAAAGAAACTGGGAAGAAGTTATCTGAATTAGCTTCAGAATTTACAATCTATCCACAAAAATTAGTCAACATCCGTGTAACAAATAAAGAAGAAGCTTTAAGTAATGTCTTCATCAATAAAGTAATTGATGAAGTAGAAGCTGAAATGGATGGTAATGGACGTGTCTTAGTAAGACCATCAGGAACAGAACCATTATTACGCGTGATGGCAGAAGCACCTTCAATTGAAAAAGTTGAATACTATGTCAATAAAATCGCTGACGTTGTAAAACTTGAAGTTGGCGCTGAATAA
- the cdaA gene encoding diadenylate cyclase CdaA, with protein MVDFLLLSTFENMKDILSQYLFSKNFIVSAIDIAVVWYFIYKLLQIIRGTKAIQVIKGIVVIIVIRVLSGILGLNTVEWVMNQVITYGVIATIIIFQPEVRRGLEHLGRGALFSRKKYGNEMDTQEMINQFNQAIKYMSKRKIGALMTIQKQTGLDDYIETGIPLNSEISGELLINIFIPNTPLHDGAVIIKDNKIAVACAYLPLSENDAIPKEFGTRHRAAIGVSEVSDAVTIVVSEETGDVSITRNGRLHAHLSEEEYLDILKEELVVTEDATSDNFIKIIADLFKKEGK; from the coding sequence ATGGTTGATTTTTTATTGTTATCAACGTTTGAAAATATGAAAGATATTCTCTCACAGTACCTTTTTTCTAAAAATTTTATTGTTAGTGCAATTGATATTGCGGTAGTTTGGTACTTTATTTATAAATTACTTCAAATAATCAGAGGAACCAAAGCAATTCAAGTTATTAAAGGGATTGTAGTTATTATCGTAATACGTGTACTAAGTGGAATCTTGGGATTAAATACGGTGGAATGGGTGATGAATCAAGTTATTACCTATGGGGTCATTGCGACCATCATTATTTTCCAACCTGAAGTAAGACGAGGGTTAGAACATTTAGGGCGAGGCGCCTTATTTTCTAGAAAAAAGTACGGAAATGAGATGGACACTCAGGAAATGATTAATCAATTTAATCAAGCAATTAAGTACATGTCTAAACGTAAAATTGGTGCATTAATGACCATTCAGAAACAAACGGGTTTAGATGATTATATTGAAACAGGTATCCCGCTAAATTCAGAAATTTCAGGGGAATTGTTAATTAATATTTTCATTCCAAATACACCACTTCATGATGGAGCGGTTATCATTAAAGACAACAAAATTGCCGTAGCGTGTGCCTATTTACCACTATCTGAAAATGATGCTATTCCTAAAGAATTTGGAACGAGACATCGCGCAGCAATTGGTGTTAGTGAAGTATCCGATGCAGTGACAATTGTCGTCTCAGAAGAAACAGGGGACGTGAGCATTACAAGGAATGGTCGTTTACATGCTCATTTATCAGAGGAAGAATACTTGGACATATTAAAAGAAGAACTTGTGGTAACAGAAGACGCAACATCGGATAATTTTATTAAAATTATCGCTGATCTCTTCAAAAAGGAGGGAAAGTAA
- the nifJ gene encoding pyruvate:ferredoxin (flavodoxin) oxidoreductase has product MRELKTMDGNTAAAHIAYAFTELAAIYPITPSSTMAEVTDEWSVEGKKNLFNRPVQVIEMQSEAGAAGVVHGALKTGALTTTYTASQGLLLMIPNMYKIAGELLPTVFHVASRAVATNALSIFGDHGDVMAARQTGFVMLAESSVQEVMDLSAVAHLATIEASLPFINFFDGFRTSHELQKIEVLDYEELRPLVNEEKLAEFRQRSLNPNQPHVSGTNQNPDIHFQQRETINTYYDAVPGIVQHYMQKINDLRGTDYDLVTYYGAKDATEVIVSMGSVASTVRNTVDYLNAQGQKVGHLNIHLYRPFPTEVFLNKLPKTVKKIAVLDRTKEPGANGEPLLLDVQSALYGSDAAPIITGGRYGLGSKNTTPSHILAVFRHLLRPKDELKQRFTIGIVDDVTYLSLPVEEEINLISDETYQAKFWGFGSDGTVGANYSTIKIIGDQTDHYVQGYFDYDSKKSGGLTVSHLRFGPHPIEATYLVDEANFVGCHHTSYVKKYDMIDSLRENGVFLLNASWSDETLKTLLPYKMRKKMIEKNIRFYVVDAAQIALKVGLPGRINTIMQRAFFELAGIIEPKVAEEHMMDELKRRFAKKSNDIVEKNVEAMRLTVDSMREIQLDDSWLETKGRLTDATVKRPEFVFKIVDPIARHEGDSLSVGDLKEQQMTDGRIPSGMAAYEKRGIALEVPEWDVDKCTMCNECAFVCPHAAIRPFLVDEEEQSEAPDGFLTREMRGADGLMYRIQVSLEDCTGCGLCVEACPAKGKALEMKPYDEMKEQAVNWAFAMTLKTKANPFKTNNIRGSQFEQPLIEFSGACSGCGETPYIKLLTQLYGDRLMMANATGCSSIFGASASTTPYTTNHLGQGPAWSNSLFEDNAEFGYGMYLANNSRREELAMIVETILKEEQLSEEIAQMLSDWLSHFNDSQGTQQRAQKVKAMVEAEKETYPVLERIAQKWDLLVKPSQWMIGGDGWAYDIGFGGIDHILSSGEDVNILVMDNEVYSNTGGQKSKATPTAAIAKFAADGKRGVKKDLGVIAMSYGNVYVAQIASGANQMQTIKAIEEAEKFPGPSLIIAYTPCIAHGISGGITLQQTKDAVNSGYWSLYRYNPTLEEKGKNPMTLDFKKPNFEQMKSFLLSETRFSSLSKVNPEVADELYDKTIEDAKKRFYRYARIAGQEEKIRQKLEKE; this is encoded by the coding sequence ATGCGTGAATTAAAGACAATGGACGGGAATACAGCAGCAGCACATATTGCGTATGCATTCACAGAGTTAGCGGCTATCTATCCCATTACCCCCAGTTCAACGATGGCAGAAGTAACCGATGAATGGTCTGTCGAGGGAAAGAAAAATTTATTTAACCGTCCAGTACAAGTAATTGAAATGCAATCAGAAGCAGGAGCAGCGGGTGTGGTTCATGGTGCGTTGAAAACAGGTGCATTAACAACGACTTATACAGCTTCTCAAGGTTTACTGTTGATGATTCCTAATATGTATAAAATTGCAGGCGAGTTATTGCCCACTGTTTTTCATGTAGCATCTCGTGCGGTAGCAACTAATGCTTTAAGTATTTTTGGTGATCATGGCGATGTCATGGCGGCACGTCAAACAGGTTTTGTTATGTTAGCAGAAAGTAGCGTCCAAGAAGTGATGGACTTATCTGCAGTGGCTCATCTTGCAACTATTGAAGCAAGCTTACCTTTTATTAATTTTTTTGATGGGTTTAGAACGAGTCATGAACTACAAAAAATAGAAGTACTCGATTATGAAGAATTACGCCCGCTTGTTAATGAAGAAAAATTAGCTGAATTTCGTCAACGTAGTTTGAATCCTAACCAACCGCATGTCAGTGGGACCAACCAAAATCCAGATATTCATTTCCAACAACGTGAAACAATTAATACGTATTACGATGCTGTACCAGGCATTGTCCAACATTATATGCAAAAAATTAATGATCTACGTGGAACAGATTATGATTTGGTAACTTATTACGGTGCAAAAGATGCGACAGAAGTGATTGTTTCGATGGGAAGTGTTGCTTCAACTGTTAGAAACACTGTCGATTATTTAAATGCACAGGGACAAAAAGTGGGACATTTGAATATTCATTTATATCGTCCGTTTCCAACAGAAGTTTTCTTAAATAAGTTACCAAAAACGGTGAAAAAAATCGCCGTATTGGACCGAACAAAAGAGCCTGGAGCTAACGGTGAACCGTTATTATTAGATGTTCAAAGTGCTTTGTATGGCAGTGATGCAGCACCAATTATTACAGGAGGACGTTATGGATTAGGCTCAAAAAATACAACACCCAGTCATATTTTAGCTGTTTTTAGACATTTATTAAGACCAAAAGATGAATTGAAACAACGTTTTACGATTGGGATTGTCGATGATGTAACCTATTTATCCTTACCTGTGGAAGAAGAAATAAATCTAATTTCAGATGAAACGTATCAAGCGAAATTTTGGGGATTTGGTTCAGATGGCACTGTAGGGGCAAATTATTCAACCATCAAGATAATTGGTGATCAAACAGACCATTATGTTCAAGGATATTTTGATTACGATTCAAAAAAATCAGGGGGATTAACCGTATCACATCTTCGATTTGGCCCACATCCTATCGAAGCAACATATTTAGTCGATGAAGCCAATTTTGTCGGCTGTCATCATACATCCTATGTGAAAAAATACGACATGATTGATTCTTTAAGAGAAAACGGTGTCTTTCTTTTGAATGCTAGTTGGTCAGATGAGACGTTAAAGACCTTATTACCTTATAAGATGCGTAAAAAAATGATAGAAAAAAATATTCGGTTTTACGTAGTCGATGCGGCTCAAATCGCGCTTAAAGTGGGATTACCTGGAAGAATTAATACTATTATGCAACGTGCTTTCTTCGAATTGGCAGGAATTATTGAACCTAAAGTGGCAGAAGAACATATGATGGATGAACTGAAACGACGATTTGCTAAAAAATCTAACGATATAGTCGAAAAAAATGTTGAGGCGATGAGATTAACCGTGGATAGTATGAGAGAAATTCAACTAGATGATTCATGGTTGGAAACGAAAGGTCGCTTAACTGATGCAACCGTGAAACGTCCAGAATTTGTTTTTAAAATTGTAGATCCCATTGCTCGACATGAGGGAGATTCTTTATCAGTAGGCGATTTAAAGGAACAACAAATGACTGATGGACGTATTCCAAGTGGTATGGCTGCGTATGAGAAACGCGGCATTGCTTTGGAGGTGCCAGAATGGGATGTGGATAAGTGTACGATGTGTAATGAATGTGCCTTTGTCTGTCCTCATGCGGCTATTCGTCCATTCTTAGTCGATGAGGAAGAACAATCTGAAGCGCCTGATGGATTCCTAACAAGAGAAATGCGTGGAGCCGATGGTTTAATGTATCGTATTCAAGTATCTTTAGAAGACTGTACAGGTTGTGGTTTATGTGTGGAAGCTTGTCCAGCTAAAGGAAAAGCACTAGAAATGAAGCCTTACGATGAGATGAAAGAACAAGCAGTTAACTGGGCTTTTGCGATGACGTTGAAAACAAAAGCCAATCCATTTAAAACCAATAATATTCGTGGCTCTCAGTTTGAGCAACCGTTAATCGAATTTTCAGGTGCTTGTTCAGGTTGTGGAGAGACACCGTATATTAAATTATTAACGCAATTGTACGGTGATCGTTTAATGATGGCGAATGCTACGGGGTGTTCTTCAATATTTGGGGCATCTGCGTCGACAACCCCCTATACAACCAATCACCTAGGACAAGGACCTGCATGGTCAAATTCTTTATTTGAAGATAATGCCGAATTTGGTTATGGGATGTATTTAGCTAATAATTCTAGAAGAGAAGAGCTAGCGATGATAGTTGAGACGATATTAAAAGAAGAACAGTTATCAGAAGAGATTGCCCAGATGCTATCGGATTGGCTAAGTCATTTTAATGATAGCCAAGGAACCCAACAACGTGCACAAAAAGTAAAAGCAATGGTCGAGGCGGAAAAAGAAACCTATCCTGTTTTAGAACGAATCGCACAAAAATGGGATTTATTAGTGAAACCTAGTCAATGGATGATTGGTGGCGATGGTTGGGCGTATGATATTGGTTTTGGTGGGATTGATCATATTTTATCAAGTGGTGAAGATGTCAATATTTTGGTGATGGATAATGAAGTTTATTCTAATACAGGTGGTCAAAAATCTAAAGCGACCCCAACAGCTGCTATTGCAAAATTTGCTGCAGATGGAAAACGTGGGGTAAAGAAAGATTTGGGTGTTATTGCCATGAGTTACGGCAATGTGTATGTGGCGCAAATCGCATCAGGTGCTAATCAAATGCAAACCATTAAAGCGATTGAAGAGGCAGAAAAATTCCCTGGACCTTCATTAATTATAGCTTATACACCATGTATAGCACATGGAATTAGTGGCGGTATCACGTTACAACAAACGAAAGATGCGGTTAACTCAGGTTATTGGTCATTGTATCGTTACAACCCCACACTAGAAGAAAAAGGCAAGAACCCTATGACTTTAGACTTCAAAAAACCTAACTTTGAGCAAATGAAATCTTTTTTATTAAGTGAGACTCGTTTTTCATCTCTAAGTAAGGTAAATCCTGAAGTAGCAGATGAGTTATATGACAAAACAATTGAAGATGCTAAAAAGCGTTTTTATCGCTATGCACGAATTGCTGGTCAGGAAGAAAAAATTCGTCAAAAGTTGGAAAAAGAATAA
- a CDS encoding Tex family protein produces the protein MEEKEQRVHSILIKELNQYKPNQIKKVLELLAEGNTVPFIARYRKEATGSLDEVMIREIEERHQYITNLEKRREEVERLIHEQDKLTPELSKQILTATTMQKLEDIYRPYKQKRRTKATIAKEKGLEPFAKWLLTYPSSPVEVEAQAYINEANEVMSTEDVYQGAHEIIAEIISDDASYREWLRDFTMKKGILVSSGKDASKDEKQIFEMYYDFQEPVKTIVSHRVLAMNRGEKEGILKVELTLPEEEVMRYFERHLIGQHTQSTAVAYIRAAYQDSYKRFIKPAIEREIRSELTEKADEQAINIFGENLRHLLLQSPLKDKVVMGFDPAYRTGCKLAIVDGTGKVLAINVIYPHNPAPAAKKAAAGPTFRELIETYQVEMVAIGNGTASRESELFVAEQLRQIERSVYYVIVNEAGASVYSASAVAREEFPDLQVEERSAVSIARRLQDPLAELVKIDPKAVGVGQYQHDVSQKRLAEQLDFVVETAVNQVGVNANTASSELLQHVAGLNKTTAQNFVKYRDENGVFTDRKQLKKVPRLGPKAYEQAVGFIRIVGGKTILDNTGIHPESYEATERLLKELGIQLTELGTEESKQKLANMSLPSMAQHLSIGEETLQDIVEALKQPGRDMREAMPAPLLRKDVLTMEDLKVGMELEGTIRNVVDFGAFVDIGVKQDGLVHISKLSHKFVKHPTDVVAVGDIVTVWIEEVDLAKHRVALSMLGPNQA, from the coding sequence TTGGAAGAAAAAGAACAACGTGTACATTCAATTTTAATCAAAGAATTAAATCAGTACAAACCTAATCAAATCAAGAAAGTGTTAGAATTATTAGCTGAAGGAAACACGGTACCGTTTATTGCACGTTATCGTAAAGAAGCAACCGGTAGCTTAGATGAAGTCATGATTCGTGAAATTGAAGAACGTCATCAATATATTACTAATTTAGAAAAACGACGTGAAGAAGTAGAACGACTAATTCACGAACAAGACAAACTAACGCCTGAGTTATCTAAACAAATACTCACGGCCACTACGATGCAAAAGCTAGAAGATATTTATCGACCTTACAAACAAAAGCGACGTACTAAGGCAACTATCGCCAAAGAAAAAGGTTTAGAACCATTTGCTAAATGGTTATTAACTTATCCAAGTAGCCCGGTTGAAGTAGAAGCACAAGCTTATATTAATGAGGCCAATGAGGTAATGAGTACAGAAGATGTCTACCAAGGAGCACATGAAATTATTGCAGAAATCATTAGTGATGATGCAAGCTATCGTGAGTGGCTGCGTGACTTTACAATGAAAAAAGGTATCTTAGTAAGTAGTGGAAAAGATGCTTCAAAAGATGAAAAACAGATTTTTGAAATGTACTACGATTTTCAAGAACCGGTTAAAACGATTGTTTCTCATCGTGTTCTAGCAATGAATCGTGGGGAAAAAGAAGGCATACTTAAAGTGGAATTAACCCTTCCAGAAGAAGAAGTGATGCGTTACTTTGAACGTCATTTGATTGGCCAACACACGCAAAGTACGGCAGTAGCTTATATTCGTGCTGCGTATCAAGATAGCTATAAACGTTTTATTAAGCCAGCAATCGAACGTGAAATTCGCTCAGAATTAACAGAAAAAGCTGATGAACAAGCCATTAATATTTTTGGTGAAAATCTACGTCATTTATTATTACAGTCACCATTAAAAGATAAAGTCGTAATGGGATTTGATCCAGCATATCGTACGGGATGTAAATTAGCGATTGTTGATGGTACAGGAAAAGTCTTAGCCATTAATGTTATTTATCCACACAATCCAGCTCCTGCAGCCAAAAAAGCTGCCGCAGGTCCAACCTTTAGAGAACTAATCGAAACGTATCAAGTTGAGATGGTTGCTATTGGGAATGGGACTGCTAGTCGGGAATCAGAATTGTTTGTTGCCGAGCAATTAAGACAAATAGAGCGTAGTGTGTACTATGTGATTGTTAATGAAGCCGGTGCTTCGGTTTACTCAGCAAGTGCGGTTGCTCGTGAAGAATTTCCAGATTTGCAAGTTGAAGAACGTAGTGCAGTTAGTATTGCGCGTCGTTTACAAGATCCCTTAGCAGAATTGGTAAAAATTGATCCTAAAGCTGTTGGTGTCGGACAATATCAACACGATGTTTCTCAAAAACGCTTAGCTGAACAATTAGACTTTGTTGTGGAAACAGCGGTTAACCAAGTAGGTGTCAATGCTAATACGGCTAGCTCTGAATTACTACAACACGTGGCCGGATTGAACAAAACCACTGCGCAAAACTTTGTGAAGTATCGTGATGAAAATGGTGTTTTTACTGATCGTAAACAGTTGAAAAAAGTACCACGATTAGGACCAAAAGCTTATGAACAAGCAGTTGGTTTTATCCGAATTGTGGGTGGTAAAACCATTTTAGACAATACCGGAATTCACCCAGAAAGTTATGAAGCAACGGAACGTTTATTAAAAGAATTAGGCATTCAATTAACAGAATTAGGAACAGAAGAAAGTAAGCAAAAACTTGCCAATATGTCATTACCTTCAATGGCACAACACTTGTCTATAGGAGAAGAAACATTACAAGATATCGTAGAGGCATTGAAACAACCAGGGCGTGATATGCGTGAGGCTATGCCTGCTCCACTATTAAGAAAAGATGTATTAACGATGGAAGACTTAAAAGTCGGCATGGAACTAGAAGGGACCATCAGAAATGTGGTCGATTTCGGGGCATTTGTGGATATTGGTGTTAAACAAGATGGGTTAGTACATATTTCTAAATTAAGTCATAAATTTGTTAAGCATCCAACTGATGTAGTCGCAGTTGGTGATATCGTAACAGTCTGGATTGAAGAAGTTGACTTAGCCAAACATCGTGTCGCACTAAGTATGTTAGGTCCCAATCAAGCCTAA
- a CDS encoding NAD(P)-dependent oxidoreductase yields the protein MKIGIIAANGKVGQLITEEAVNKGYEVTAIVRNDNKTTAPRSLQKDLFDLTRDDISSFDVIIDAAGFWQPEDLIKHQTSIAHLTDILKGTPTRLIIVGGAGSLYMDATHTIQLKDTPDFPEAYKPLAESMAKGLDLLRERHDSHWVYVSPAADFIADGEKTGQYAFTGEEFTVNKHGKSYLSYADYATALVELLEDTSINQQRVAIYTK from the coding sequence ATGAAAATTGGTATTATTGCAGCGAACGGTAAAGTTGGTCAATTGATTACTGAAGAAGCCGTCAATAAAGGATATGAGGTAACAGCAATTGTTAGAAACGATAACAAAACTACTGCACCACGGTCACTACAAAAAGATTTATTTGATTTAACTCGTGATGATATCTCTTCATTTGATGTTATCATTGATGCAGCAGGTTTTTGGCAACCCGAAGACTTAATCAAGCATCAAACGTCTATTGCTCATTTAACTGATATCTTAAAAGGAACACCCACACGATTAATAATAGTTGGCGGCGCAGGTAGTTTATATATGGATGCTACTCATACCATTCAATTAAAAGATACTCCTGATTTTCCTGAAGCGTATAAACCACTTGCTGAAAGTATGGCTAAAGGCTTGGATTTGTTGCGTGAACGTCACGATAGCCACTGGGTTTATGTCAGCCCCGCAGCCGATTTCATTGCGGATGGAGAAAAAACTGGTCAGTATGCCTTTACAGGTGAAGAATTCACTGTCAATAAACACGGTAAAAGTTACTTAAGCTATGCCGATTATGCAACTGCTCTAGTTGAGCTTTTAGAAGATACCTCTATCAATCAGCAACGAGTGGCTATTTATACTAAGTAA
- a CDS encoding SprT family protein, translating into MLSEDYRYFEQLFQDEPPLTDDSLTEWISIISLRCFNAPFTHDAKVNKRLKTTGGRYHLTSHHIDINPLVYTKYGWEELVNVILHELCHYHLHLTGRGYQHRDKAFKLLLKAVGGSRYVKPLVEKETRYHYRCQKCQLDYYRQKKIDLNRYRCKCFGDLVMITLE; encoded by the coding sequence ATGTTAAGCGAAGATTATCGTTATTTTGAACAACTATTTCAAGACGAACCACCTTTGACAGATGACTCTTTAACCGAATGGATAAGCATCATTTCGTTAAGATGCTTTAATGCGCCATTTACTCATGATGCAAAAGTAAATAAACGATTAAAGACGACAGGTGGTAGATATCATTTGACTAGTCATCATATTGATATTAACCCACTAGTCTATACAAAGTATGGGTGGGAAGAATTAGTCAATGTGATACTACATGAACTTTGCCACTATCATTTGCATTTAACCGGACGCGGCTATCAACATAGAGACAAAGCCTTTAAACTATTATTAAAAGCGGTAGGTGGCTCACGTTATGTAAAACCGTTAGTTGAAAAAGAGACTCGTTACCATTATCGCTGTCAGAAATGTCAACTAGATTATTATCGTCAGAAAAAAATCGACCTCAATCGCTATCGCTGTAAATGTTTTGGTGATTTAGTCATGATAACATTAGAATGA
- a CDS encoding metallophosphoesterase encodes MKLAYVIGDIHGDINSFQRALIEFDPTMHQLVLLGDLLDRGTYSKECLLLGKKLVEEYGAVYLKGNHEDLLLRFIEDPIERYPNYLLNGGKLTIESLLHKGACEEYSPSEIAAMIRYHYETLLTFLKTLPLYYEWQAYVFVHAGVNLTLSDWRKTSEREFIWIREPFHQLPNKTGKTLVFGHTPTHYLYGDNQTTKLWQHDHKIGMDGGAIYGGSLHVVIFSSEGILQAQEFFQGEVWQPEE; translated from the coding sequence ATGAAGTTGGCTTATGTGATTGGAGATATTCATGGAGATATAAATAGTTTTCAACGAGCATTAATAGAATTTGATCCAACTATGCATCAGTTGGTATTATTAGGAGATTTACTTGACCGGGGAACGTATAGTAAGGAATGCTTGCTTCTAGGTAAGAAATTAGTCGAAGAATATGGGGCCGTTTACTTGAAAGGAAATCATGAAGATCTACTATTGAGATTTATTGAGGATCCTATTGAACGGTATCCTAATTACTTATTAAATGGTGGAAAACTTACTATCGAGAGTTTACTACATAAAGGTGCCTGTGAGGAATATTCACCTTCTGAAATTGCGGCAATGATTCGCTATCACTATGAGACATTACTCACGTTCTTAAAAACACTACCGCTATATTATGAATGGCAAGCATATGTTTTTGTTCATGCAGGGGTTAATTTAACCTTAAGCGATTGGCGCAAGACAAGTGAGCGTGAATTTATTTGGATCCGCGAGCCGTTTCACCAATTACCCAATAAAACGGGCAAGACGTTGGTATTTGGCCATACACCAACGCACTATTTATATGGAGATAATCAAACGACCAAGTTGTGGCAACATGATCATAAGATTGGTATGGATGGTGGAGCAATATACGGTGGGAGTCTTCATGTGGTTATTTTTTCGTCAGAAGGAATCTTGCAAGCACAAGAATTTTTCCAAGGAGAAGTATGGCAACCAGAAGAATAA
- a CDS encoding CdaR family protein yields the protein MKDFTSSKWFVILVSFGIALLLFFNANSDNNFFNSSSNSNTQPTFSVVAEEVPVSVKYDADAFFISAYKESMSVVLKSSNRILLDTEMNSETRNFMLQADLTGYKAGKHKVDIKALNLPAGVEVTLESPQITFDLEERITQTFNVHPKLNDNLLKNGYTLEDIGLTPESVAVTTGKKTMNKIADVIVSVDQDKEIVSDFEKEYDVYAIDNEGNILTTIIDPSKIKVNIDVTAPSKSVPVTIKQSGKIPDGVKSYSFTTPVQNVEIIGSRDVIDSINQVEVFVDTSTIKETKTGDYKIETINNVTMNPETVSVTITPKLVDKK from the coding sequence ATGAAAGATTTTACCTCCAGTAAATGGTTTGTCATTTTGGTGTCGTTTGGTATAGCGCTCTTATTATTTTTTAATGCAAATTCAGATAATAATTTTTTTAATTCAAGTAGCAATTCTAATACACAACCAACTTTTTCAGTTGTTGCAGAAGAGGTACCTGTTTCGGTTAAATACGATGCAGATGCGTTCTTTATTTCGGCTTACAAAGAATCCATGTCTGTTGTATTAAAAAGTTCTAATCGCATTTTATTAGACACAGAAATGAATAGTGAAACAAGAAATTTTATGTTACAAGCTGATTTAACAGGTTATAAAGCAGGAAAACACAAGGTCGATATCAAGGCTTTAAATTTACCAGCAGGGGTCGAAGTAACATTAGAATCACCACAAATAACATTTGATTTAGAGGAGAGAATCACACAAACTTTTAATGTGCATCCTAAATTGAATGACAATTTACTAAAAAATGGTTATACTTTAGAAGATATTGGGTTAACGCCTGAGTCAGTAGCCGTAACCACTGGTAAGAAAACCATGAATAAAATAGCCGATGTCATAGTATCGGTCGATCAAGACAAAGAAATTGTCTCAGACTTTGAAAAAGAGTATGATGTTTATGCAATTGATAATGAAGGCAATATTTTGACCACAATTATTGATCCTTCAAAAATAAAAGTGAACATAGATGTGACAGCACCGTCTAAATCGGTTCCTGTGACGATTAAACAATCAGGAAAGATTCCAGATGGGGTTAAGAGTTATTCATTCACAACACCAGTTCAGAATGTTGAAATTATTGGTTCACGTGATGTCATCGATTCTATTAATCAAGTAGAGGTATTTGTGGATACTTCAACGATTAAGGAAACGAAAACGGGTGATTATAAAATTGAAACAATCAATAATGTCACGATGAATCCTGAAACGGTAAGTGTGACAATTACGCCTAAATTGGTAGATAAAAAGTAA